One region of Halomicrobium sp. LC1Hm genomic DNA includes:
- a CDS encoding DUF2795 domain-containing protein, which translates to MRMFDSADEMFTAQNYPATTTDLIEAHGHLTLELPNGSETVADVLGRLTEETYDTENEARLAAYSAVSQKGIGRKGYSDRDPIAMGEDGPDQVSF; encoded by the coding sequence ATGCGAATGTTCGACAGCGCAGACGAGATGTTCACCGCACAGAACTACCCCGCGACGACGACCGACCTGATCGAGGCCCACGGCCACCTGACGCTGGAGTTGCCCAACGGTTCGGAGACGGTCGCCGACGTTCTGGGCCGCCTGACCGAAGAGACCTACGACACCGAGAACGAGGCCAGACTGGCGGCCTACAGCGCCGTCAGCCAGAAGGGCATCGGTCGAAAGGGCTACTCCGACCGCGATCCGATCGCGATGGGCGAGGACGGCCCGGACCAGGTCTCGTTCTAG
- a CDS encoding DUF120 domain-containing protein, translating to MAETTRAVGHDELATLKLLALDGAIEGERKESCSALADRLDASNQTASRRLQRLEEAEMIDRDIVGDGQLIRISEVGERALQREYADYRRIFEGAVGVDLGGIVTSGMGEGRHYITLPGYMEQFIDKLGYEPFAGTLNVDLVDESVRKRARLSAFEPVTIEGWEDDERTYGPAYCYPASVVAGDSEYEPAHVIAPERTHHGESQLEVIAPEKLRDVVGLADGDEVTVHVSEQ from the coding sequence ATGGCAGAGACAACGCGGGCCGTCGGCCACGACGAGCTGGCGACGCTGAAGTTGCTGGCGCTCGACGGCGCGATCGAGGGCGAGCGAAAGGAGTCCTGTTCGGCGCTCGCCGACCGGCTGGACGCCTCCAACCAGACCGCCTCGCGGCGGCTCCAGCGGCTTGAGGAAGCCGAGATGATCGATCGGGACATCGTCGGGGACGGACAGCTCATCCGGATCAGTGAAGTCGGCGAGCGGGCCCTCCAGCGAGAGTACGCCGACTACCGGCGGATCTTCGAGGGGGCCGTCGGCGTCGATCTGGGCGGGATCGTCACCTCCGGCATGGGCGAGGGACGACACTACATCACGCTGCCGGGGTACATGGAGCAGTTCATCGACAAGCTCGGCTACGAGCCCTTCGCCGGGACGCTCAACGTCGACCTCGTCGACGAGAGCGTCCGCAAGCGCGCGCGGCTGAGCGCCTTCGAGCCCGTCACGATCGAGGGATGGGAGGACGACGAGCGAACGTACGGACCGGCGTACTGCTATCCGGCCTCCGTCGTCGCCGGGGACAGCGAGTACGAGCCCGCCCACGTCATCGCCCCCGAGCGAACCCACCACGGCGAGAGCCAACTGGAAGTGATCGCCCCGGAGAAACTGCGCGACGTGGTCGGCCTGGCCGACGGTGACGAGGTGACTGTCCATGTCTCGGAGCAGTGA
- the ribB gene encoding 3,4-dihydroxy-2-butanone-4-phosphate synthase codes for MSRSSEQAATGADDAIAAFARGQPILIHDAADREGEVDLVYPAGAVTPGAVARLRNDAGGLVCVALSDAVAETFGLPFMQEQLTHPSADGHDLAYDERSSFSLTVNHRDTHTGITDEDRALTITELAGAAADPGGTAFADEFRSPGHVTLLRGAPDLLSDRLGHTELGLAVAEAADQPPAVVVCEMLDDETGGALSPAAARAYAEREGLAYVEGSALVERLGTSS; via the coding sequence ATGTCTCGGAGCAGTGAGCAGGCAGCGACGGGTGCCGACGACGCCATCGCGGCGTTCGCACGTGGCCAGCCGATCTTGATCCACGACGCGGCCGACCGCGAGGGCGAGGTCGACCTCGTCTACCCGGCCGGAGCGGTCACGCCAGGGGCCGTCGCACGCCTGCGCAACGACGCTGGCGGGCTGGTCTGTGTCGCGCTCTCGGATGCGGTCGCCGAGACGTTCGGTCTGCCGTTCATGCAGGAGCAACTGACCCACCCCAGCGCCGACGGCCACGACCTCGCGTACGACGAGCGATCCTCGTTCTCGCTGACGGTCAATCATCGGGACACCCACACCGGCATCACCGACGAGGACCGCGCGCTGACGATCACCGAACTCGCGGGGGCCGCCGCCGATCCCGGCGGAACGGCCTTCGCCGACGAGTTCCGCTCGCCGGGTCACGTGACGCTGCTGCGCGGTGCGCCGGACCTGCTTTCCGACCGGCTGGGCCACACCGAACTCGGACTGGCGGTCGCGGAGGCCGCCGACCAGCCACCCGCGGTCGTGGTCTGTGAGATGCTCGACGACGAGACGGGCGGGGCGCTCTCGCCGGCCGCCGCGCGTGCCTACGCCGAGCGCGAGGGACTCGCCTACGTCGAGGGGAGCGCACTCGTCGAGCGACTGGGAACGTCGTCGTAA
- a CDS encoding branched-chain amino acid transaminase translates to MSERPEMFEGVDEIWQDGEFVDFEDAQVHVLAHALHYGTGVFEGVRCYDTDDGPAIFRWEEHLDRLYESAKVYDIEIPFEPEELTEATVELIRREGLESCYIRPIAFYGYGPLGLNPSESPVETAIGVWPWGAYLGEEALEEGIDTAISSWRKHASSQIPTSAKTTGAYVNSVLASLEAKGNDYGEAIVLNKEGNVAEGPGENIFLVRDGEIYTTGLAESILDGITRRSVITIAEDLGYTVHDDATISRGELYAADELFFTGTAAEVTPIRSVDDNEIGAGTKGPVTDEIQTRFFDILEEPPEQYDDWFRYV, encoded by the coding sequence ATGAGCGAGCGCCCGGAGATGTTCGAGGGCGTCGACGAGATCTGGCAGGACGGCGAGTTCGTCGACTTCGAGGACGCACAGGTCCACGTGCTGGCCCACGCGCTGCACTACGGCACCGGCGTCTTCGAGGGCGTGCGCTGCTACGACACCGACGACGGCCCGGCGATCTTCCGGTGGGAGGAGCACCTCGACCGACTGTACGAGTCGGCGAAGGTCTACGACATCGAGATTCCCTTCGAGCCCGAGGAACTCACCGAGGCGACCGTCGAGTTGATCCGCCGCGAGGGGCTGGAGTCGTGTTACATCCGCCCGATCGCGTTCTACGGCTACGGCCCGCTGGGGCTGAACCCGAGCGAGTCGCCCGTTGAGACCGCCATCGGCGTCTGGCCGTGGGGGGCCTACCTCGGCGAGGAAGCACTCGAAGAGGGCATCGACACGGCGATCTCCTCGTGGCGCAAGCACGCCTCCAGCCAGATCCCGACCAGCGCGAAGACGACGGGAGCCTACGTCAACAGCGTCCTCGCCTCGCTCGAGGCCAAGGGCAACGACTACGGCGAAGCGATCGTCCTCAACAAGGAGGGCAACGTCGCCGAGGGGCCGGGCGAGAACATCTTCCTGGTGCGCGACGGCGAAATCTACACGACCGGCCTCGCGGAGTCGATCCTCGACGGCATCACCCGACGGAGCGTCATCACGATCGCCGAAGACCTGGGATACACTGTCCACGACGACGCGACGATCTCGCGGGGCGAGCTGTACGCCGCCGACGAACTGTTCTTCACCGGCACCGCCGCGGAGGTGACGCCGATCCGCAGCGTCGACGACAACGAGATCGGTGCCGGAACGAAAGGGCCGGTCACCGACGAGATCCAGACGCGCTTCTTCGACATCCTCGAAGAGCCACCCGAGCAGTACGACGACTGGTTCCGTTACGTCTGA
- a CDS encoding DUF502 domain-containing protein: MASATWKRDFASGLIILLPLLVTVYVLAYLYGILASLPLANVITPERLAPLLNIPEEHHLMTQLVTFVRVLTTLAVFVLLVFSIGYLMRTAFGDVIEQALDDMMNQVPGLRVVYNASKMAVETAVSGADELQTPVKLEVWDGLRMTAFKTGQQTEDGRDVLFLPTAPNITTGYVIEVEPDAYEETDERVEDALTRILSAGFGDAEENHTQVPAGLVDADDD; the protein is encoded by the coding sequence ATGGCCTCGGCGACGTGGAAACGTGACTTCGCGAGCGGGCTGATCATCCTGCTCCCCCTGTTGGTGACGGTCTACGTACTCGCCTACCTCTACGGTATTCTGGCCTCGTTACCGCTCGCGAACGTCATTACTCCCGAGCGGCTCGCTCCGCTGCTCAATATTCCGGAGGAGCACCATCTGATGACACAGCTGGTGACGTTCGTCCGCGTGCTCACCACGCTCGCGGTCTTCGTACTCCTCGTGTTCTCGATCGGCTATCTGATGCGGACTGCTTTTGGCGACGTGATCGAACAGGCTCTCGACGACATGATGAACCAGGTCCCCGGCCTCCGCGTGGTGTACAACGCCTCGAAGATGGCCGTCGAGACGGCCGTCTCGGGGGCCGACGAACTCCAGACGCCGGTGAAACTCGAAGTGTGGGACGGGCTGCGGATGACGGCGTTCAAGACCGGCCAACAGACCGAGGACGGCCGAGACGTACTGTTCTTGCCGACCGCACCGAACATCACGACCGGCTACGTCATCGAAGTCGAGCCCGACGCCTACGAGGAGACCGACGAGCGCGTCGAGGACGCGCTGACGCGGATCCTCTCGGCCGGCTTCGGCGACGCCGAGGAGAACCACACGCAGGTCCCGGCCGGACTCGTCGACGCCGACGACGACTAG
- a CDS encoding proline dehydrogenase family protein — MIPPLARRFVAGETTAGALEHARQCNEEGIGVILNQLGEHYDRREPAAEATATYEALVEEIDLAGLDACLSIKPSQLGLDVSETLFQSNLDSVVTHAADRDVFVWIDMEDHTTTDATLDAFERLARQTDGGVGVCVQANLRRTPDDLERLADLPGKIRLVKGAYDPPQSVALQDKDEIDQAYRDQLRYLFEHFRGEVAVGSHDPEMIDLAASLHEEYGTPYEVQMLMGVRDDAQRSLATDSEVWQYAPYGGEWLAYFYRRVAERKENALFALRAILS; from the coding sequence ATGATTCCGCCACTGGCGCGGCGGTTCGTCGCGGGTGAGACGACCGCCGGCGCGCTGGAGCACGCGCGACAGTGCAACGAGGAGGGGATCGGCGTCATCCTGAACCAGCTGGGTGAACACTACGACCGTCGCGAACCGGCCGCGGAAGCCACGGCGACCTACGAGGCCCTCGTCGAGGAGATCGATCTGGCAGGTCTGGATGCGTGCCTCTCGATCAAGCCGTCGCAACTGGGCCTCGACGTGAGCGAGACGCTCTTCCAGTCGAACCTCGACAGCGTCGTCACGCACGCGGCCGACCGCGACGTGTTCGTCTGGATCGACATGGAAGACCACACGACGACGGACGCGACGCTCGACGCCTTCGAACGGCTCGCCCGTCAGACCGACGGCGGCGTCGGCGTCTGCGTGCAGGCGAACCTCCGACGGACGCCCGACGACCTCGAACGACTGGCCGACCTCCCGGGGAAGATCCGGCTCGTCAAGGGCGCGTACGACCCACCGCAGTCGGTCGCGCTCCAGGACAAGGACGAGATCGATCAGGCCTACCGCGACCAGTTGCGATACCTCTTCGAGCACTTCCGTGGCGAGGTCGCCGTCGGGAGCCACGACCCGGAGATGATCGACCTCGCCGCGTCGCTACACGAGGAGTACGGCACTCCGTACGAGGTCCAGATGCTGATGGGCGTTCGCGACGACGCCCAGCGCTCGCTGGCGACGGACTCCGAGGTCTGGCAGTACGCTCCCTACGGCGGCGAGTGGCTCGCCTACTTCTATCGACGGGTCGCAGAGCGGAAGGAAAACGCGTTGTTCGCCCTGCGGGCGATCCTCTCCTAG
- a CDS encoding CDP-2,3-bis-(O-geranylgeranyl)-sn-glycerol synthase, which translates to MDVLAIVATALWAMLPAYVPNNAAVLAGGGRPIDGGRTWGDRRLLGDGKTWRGTAAGTLAGTALALALNAVSEPVAATLGVVADPFPVVAGLGLALGAMVGDIGASFLKRRTGRERGAAFPGLDQLDFVVGALALATLFAPEWALATFRPPVLVAVVVITPLLHVVTNGIAYALGLKDEPW; encoded by the coding sequence ATGGACGTACTCGCGATCGTGGCGACGGCGCTGTGGGCGATGTTACCGGCGTACGTCCCCAACAACGCGGCCGTCCTCGCCGGAGGGGGACGGCCGATCGACGGGGGACGGACGTGGGGGGACCGACGGCTCCTGGGCGACGGGAAGACCTGGCGCGGGACCGCTGCCGGCACGCTCGCGGGGACGGCGCTGGCGCTGGCGCTCAACGCCGTCTCCGAGCCGGTCGCCGCGACGCTGGGGGTCGTCGCCGACCCGTTCCCGGTGGTGGCCGGCCTGGGGCTGGCACTCGGCGCGATGGTCGGCGACATCGGCGCTTCGTTCCTCAAGCGTCGCACCGGTCGCGAACGCGGGGCGGCGTTTCCGGGGCTCGACCAGCTCGATTTCGTCGTCGGGGCGCTCGCGCTGGCGACGCTGTTCGCACCGGAGTGGGCGCTGGCGACGTTCAGGCCGCCGGTACTGGTCGCAGTCGTCGTGATCACGCCGCTCTTGCACGTCGTCACCAACGGCATCGCGTACGCGCTGGGGCTGAAAGACGAGCCGTGGTGA
- the hemC gene encoding hydroxymethylbilane synthase: MTTATTVRLATRGSDLALRQAATVTETLEARGYTVEIVEVETTGDQIRDELIHRLGKTGAFVRSLDEQVVEGEVDAAVHSMKDVPTEQPDELVVAGVPQRESPDDVLVTPDGATVEELPDGATVGTSSLRRKAQLLAERPDLDVQPLRGNVDTRIEKLLAPTLQAEHEERSEAEKERKESVDDEEYEFPYEQDVETWFDGLTEIERQALGREVETAYDAVVLARAGLERAGLLHHVEYQSLPTGTFIPAPGQGALAVTATDGEFAQELNDALDHPRSRAETTVERTVLDELGGGCVAPLGVHAILQGSVIRTTVRVLDQAGEQEVTATRDLSADRHVDDARAFAADLAQQGAADLIEQAKRAGEGGDAATAQGAGDE, from the coding sequence ATGACGACAGCGACGACGGTGCGGCTGGCGACGCGGGGCTCGGACCTGGCCCTGCGTCAGGCCGCGACCGTCACCGAGACGCTCGAAGCGCGGGGGTACACGGTCGAGATCGTCGAGGTAGAGACGACCGGCGACCAGATTCGCGACGAACTGATCCACCGGCTGGGCAAGACCGGCGCGTTCGTCCGCAGCCTCGACGAACAGGTCGTCGAGGGCGAGGTCGACGCCGCCGTCCACTCGATGAAAGACGTGCCGACCGAACAGCCCGACGAGCTGGTCGTCGCTGGCGTTCCCCAGCGGGAGTCGCCCGACGACGTGCTGGTGACGCCGGACGGAGCCACCGTCGAGGAGCTGCCCGACGGCGCGACCGTCGGCACGTCGAGCCTCCGTCGAAAGGCCCAGCTGCTTGCCGAGCGACCGGATCTCGACGTGCAGCCGCTCCGTGGCAACGTCGACACGCGCATCGAGAAGCTGCTCGCGCCGACCCTCCAGGCCGAACACGAGGAGCGCAGCGAGGCCGAGAAAGAGCGAAAGGAGAGCGTCGACGACGAGGAGTACGAATTCCCCTACGAGCAAGACGTCGAGACGTGGTTCGACGGGCTCACCGAGATCGAGCGCCAGGCGCTGGGCCGCGAGGTCGAGACGGCGTACGACGCCGTCGTCCTCGCTCGCGCGGGCCTGGAACGGGCCGGGCTGCTCCACCACGTCGAGTACCAGTCGCTCCCGACCGGGACGTTCATTCCCGCGCCCGGCCAGGGCGCGCTGGCGGTCACCGCGACCGACGGCGAGTTCGCACAGGAGCTCAACGACGCCCTCGACCACCCGCGCTCGCGGGCGGAGACGACCGTCGAGCGGACCGTCCTCGACGAGCTGGGCGGGGGATGTGTCGCACCGCTTGGCGTCCACGCGATCTTGCAGGGCAGCGTGATCCGGACGACCGTGCGCGTCCTCGACCAGGCGGGCGAGCAGGAGGTCACCGCCACGCGTGACCTCTCGGCGGATCGCCACGTCGACGACGCGCGAGCGTTCGCCGCCGATCTGGCGCAACAGGGCGCGGCCGACCTGATCGAGCAGGCCAAGCGAGCGGGCGAGGGCGGCGACGCGGCGACGGCCCAGGGAGCCGGCGACGAATGA
- the cobA gene encoding uroporphyrinogen-III C-methyltransferase: MSDETGDDAATGTVYLVGSGPGDPELLTVKAKRLLEAADVVLHDKLPGPEIIGMIPEAKREDVGKRAGGEWTPQEYTNRRLVELAREGKDVVRLKGGDPTVFGRGGEELVHLAQHGVPVEIVPGITSAVAGPAAAGIPVTHRDHASSVSFVTGHEDPTKSESAVDWEALAATGGTIVVLMGVGKLPEYTAALREAGMDPETPVALIERATWPGQQVATGTLDSIVDARDAAGIEPPAITVIGDVAATRAAVLEFLVGTADDSAGDGGDDDA, from the coding sequence ATGAGCGACGAGACGGGCGACGACGCGGCGACCGGTACGGTCTATCTCGTCGGCTCTGGTCCCGGCGATCCGGAGCTGCTGACGGTGAAGGCAAAGCGGCTGCTCGAAGCGGCCGACGTGGTGCTACACGACAAGCTCCCCGGGCCGGAGATCATCGGCATGATCCCCGAGGCGAAACGCGAGGACGTGGGCAAGCGCGCGGGCGGCGAGTGGACGCCCCAGGAGTACACGAACCGTCGCCTCGTGGAGCTGGCCCGCGAGGGCAAGGACGTGGTGCGGCTCAAGGGCGGCGATCCCACGGTGTTTGGCCGCGGCGGCGAGGAGCTCGTCCACCTCGCACAGCACGGCGTTCCGGTCGAAATCGTCCCCGGCATCACGTCGGCCGTCGCCGGTCCGGCGGCCGCCGGCATCCCGGTCACCCACCGCGATCACGCGTCGTCGGTGTCGTTCGTCACCGGCCACGAAGACCCCACGAAGTCGGAGTCGGCCGTCGACTGGGAGGCACTCGCCGCGACCGGCGGCACCATCGTCGTCCTGATGGGCGTCGGCAAGCTGCCAGAGTACACGGCCGCGCTCCGTGAGGCCGGCATGGACCCCGAGACCCCGGTCGCGTTGATCGAACGGGCGACCTGGCCCGGCCAGCAGGTCGCGACGGGCACCCTCGACAGTATCGTCGACGCCCGCGACGCGGCCGGTATCGAGCCCCCAGCGATCACCGTCATCGGCGACGTGGCGGCGACGCGGGCGGCGGTGCTGGAGTTCCTCGTCGGAACGGCGGACGACTCGGCGGGCGACGGCGGTGACGACGATGCGTGA
- a CDS encoding uroporphyrinogen-III synthase, whose translation MREEPRLSVAVFRPDDERTTRAVALLESLGADPVPDPMLAVEATGARPRSDADYVVLTSKTGVELATEAGWDPGDATVCAIGRPTADVLEDAGYAVDLVPEEYSSTGLVAALEDDVDGARVEVARSDHGSAVLTDGLEAAGTYVHETVLYRLVRPEGAGASTERAAAGDLDAALFTSSLTVRHFLAAADERGLREEAIEGLNDAVVGAIGEPTRETATDAGIDVDVVPDTADFETLATTAVEAAAPSHRE comes from the coding sequence ATGCGTGAGGAGCCACGGCTCAGCGTCGCCGTGTTCCGTCCCGACGACGAGCGGACCACCCGAGCCGTCGCGTTGCTGGAGTCGCTCGGTGCCGACCCGGTCCCGGACCCGATGCTCGCCGTCGAGGCGACCGGGGCGCGGCCCCGATCCGACGCGGACTACGTCGTCCTCACGAGCAAGACCGGCGTCGAGCTGGCCACAGAGGCCGGGTGGGACCCCGGCGACGCGACCGTCTGTGCGATCGGCCGGCCCACCGCAGACGTACTCGAAGACGCCGGCTACGCGGTCGATCTGGTGCCCGAGGAGTACTCCTCGACCGGCCTGGTCGCCGCGCTGGAAGACGATGTCGACGGCGCACGCGTCGAGGTAGCGCGCTCGGATCACGGCTCGGCGGTCCTGACCGACGGACTGGAAGCGGCCGGCACGTACGTCCACGAGACGGTCCTCTACCGGCTCGTCCGGCCCGAGGGGGCCGGAGCGTCGACGGAGCGTGCGGCGGCCGGCGACCTCGACGCCGCGCTGTTCACCTCCTCGTTGACCGTCCGGCACTTCCTCGCGGCCGCCGACGAGCGGGGACTCCGAGAGGAAGCGATCGAGGGACTGAACGACGCCGTCGTCGGCGCGATCGGCGAACCGACCCGTGAGACGGCCACGGACGCGGGCATCGACGTCGACGTCGTCCCCGACACCGCCGACTTCGAGACGCTGGCGACGACGGCAGTCGAGGCGGCCGCGCCGAGTCACCGCGAGTGA
- a CDS encoding sulfatase has translation MTGADGTNVLFVVLDTVRKDHLSAYGYDEPTTPTLEAFAEEAAVFEHAVAPAPWTLPVHASLFTGLYPSEHEATQEDPYLDGATTLAESLSSAGYDTACYSSNAWITPYTNLTAGFDDHDNFFQIMPSELLSGPLARIWQTMNDSDTLRGVADRMVQLGNKFHEYFASEGGGDTKTPAVIDKTMDFIDDSENFFTFINLMDAHLPYHPPEEYVEQFAPGVDSTEVCQNSKEFNCGARDIDDAEWDDIEGLYDAEIRHIDDQLDRLFTHLKETGQWEETMVVVVADHGELHGEHDLYGHEFCIYDPLVNVPCMVKHPEIEPERDDETVVELVDLYHSVLDATGVAGDGVSLDSARSLLSTEYREFAGETPNGAGAHGPRGDVGFVEYHQPVVELRQLEGKASAAGISLETASRFYSRMGAARSPEGKYIHCTRIPDEAYRIDSDPGETEDRAGGDDELLADLEAELRDFVDRVDADWPDEADGTDGEVLDSMDDDAKDRLKDLGYID, from the coding sequence ATGACTGGTGCGGACGGGACGAACGTGCTCTTCGTCGTGCTCGATACGGTCCGCAAGGACCACCTCTCGGCGTACGGGTACGACGAGCCGACGACCCCGACCCTGGAGGCGTTCGCCGAGGAAGCGGCGGTCTTCGAACACGCCGTCGCGCCGGCCCCCTGGACTCTGCCGGTCCACGCCTCCCTGTTTACGGGGCTGTACCCCTCCGAACACGAGGCCACCCAGGAGGACCCCTATCTCGACGGGGCGACTACGCTGGCCGAGTCGCTGTCTTCGGCCGGCTACGACACGGCCTGTTACTCCTCGAACGCCTGGATCACGCCCTACACGAACCTCACCGCGGGGTTCGACGACCACGACAACTTCTTCCAGATCATGCCCAGCGAACTCCTCTCGGGGCCGCTGGCCCGGATCTGGCAGACGATGAACGACAGCGACACCCTGCGGGGCGTCGCCGATCGGATGGTCCAGCTGGGCAACAAGTTCCACGAGTACTTCGCCTCCGAGGGCGGGGGCGACACGAAGACCCCCGCCGTGATCGACAAGACGATGGACTTTATCGACGACTCGGAGAACTTCTTCACGTTCATCAACCTGATGGACGCCCACCTCCCTTACCACCCGCCCGAGGAGTACGTCGAGCAGTTCGCCCCCGGCGTCGACTCCACCGAGGTGTGCCAGAACTCCAAGGAGTTCAACTGCGGCGCTCGCGACATCGACGACGCGGAGTGGGACGACATCGAGGGGCTGTACGACGCCGAGATCCGCCACATCGACGACCAGCTCGACCGGCTCTTTACCCACCTCAAGGAGACCGGTCAGTGGGAAGAGACGATGGTCGTCGTAGTGGCCGACCACGGCGAACTCCACGGCGAGCACGACCTCTACGGCCACGAGTTCTGCATCTACGATCCGCTGGTGAACGTCCCCTGTATGGTCAAACACCCCGAGATCGAGCCCGAACGCGACGACGAAACGGTCGTCGAACTCGTCGACCTGTATCACTCCGTGCTGGACGCGACCGGCGTCGCGGGCGACGGCGTCTCGCTCGATTCCGCTCGCTCCCTGCTCTCGACGGAGTATCGCGAGTTCGCCGGGGAAACCCCGAACGGTGCGGGCGCACACGGCCCCCGCGGTGACGTTGGCTTCGTCGAGTACCACCAGCCGGTCGTCGAGCTCCGCCAGCTGGAGGGGAAAGCCAGCGCGGCCGGCATCTCCCTGGAGACAGCGTCGCGGTTCTACTCCCGGATGGGCGCGGCCCGTTCGCCCGAGGGCAAGTACATCCACTGTACGCGCATCCCGGACGAGGCCTACCGGATCGACAGCGACCCCGGCGAGACCGAGGACCGTGCGGGCGGTGACGACGAACTGCTGGCCGACCTCGAAGCGGAGCTGCGCGACTTCGTCGACCGCGTCGACGCCGACTGGCCCGACGAGGCCGACGGCACCGACGGCGAGGTGCTGGACTCGATGGACGACGACGCGAAGGATCGCCTGAAAGACCTGGGCTACATCGACTGA
- a CDS encoding lysylphosphatidylglycerol synthase transmembrane domain-containing protein, producing MSDDAGGIGGLFDRRTVVQTVLGFAVAGLVLSVLVDFVGTRNVLDRLATAELRWLAMGCLSTLLCLTFWGKAWQIVLDVAGVRESFRRLVVTYYAATFANYVTPLGQAGGEPFIAYVLSRDTDASYEDALASVVTADLLNLFPFVTFSGVGFAALLYQSSLPAVLEPLAVALFAIALGVPVLAAVGWRYRLSLGRVGARVVVPIVRLLPRLTVDGLQSRLAELDEAFQRIATDRRALVRALGYSYVGWIFFALPLYFVGMAVGDAAIPLLLVFFIVPASTLGGLAPSPGGSGAVEAFLVVLIVALTPIASDGATAISILYRVASYVFALLVGGAAAVFVLRRS from the coding sequence GTGAGCGACGACGCAGGCGGGATCGGTGGCCTGTTCGACCGTCGGACAGTCGTCCAGACCGTCCTGGGGTTCGCCGTCGCCGGACTCGTCCTCTCCGTGCTGGTCGATTTCGTCGGGACGCGCAACGTCCTCGATCGGCTGGCGACGGCAGAGTTGCGCTGGCTGGCGATGGGCTGTCTCTCGACGCTGCTCTGTCTCACGTTCTGGGGGAAAGCCTGGCAGATCGTCCTGGACGTGGCCGGCGTCCGCGAGTCGTTTCGCCGACTGGTCGTGACCTACTACGCCGCGACGTTCGCCAACTACGTGACGCCGCTGGGCCAGGCCGGCGGCGAGCCCTTCATCGCCTACGTGCTCTCGCGAGACACGGACGCCAGCTACGAGGACGCGCTGGCCTCGGTCGTCACCGCGGACCTGCTGAACCTCTTTCCGTTCGTCACCTTCTCCGGGGTGGGGTTCGCAGCCCTGCTATACCAGTCGTCGCTGCCGGCAGTGCTGGAACCACTCGCTGTGGCGCTGTTCGCCATCGCACTCGGGGTCCCGGTGCTCGCGGCGGTCGGCTGGCGCTACCGGCTGTCGCTGGGACGAGTCGGTGCCAGAGTCGTGGTACCGATCGTCCGACTCCTGCCGCGCCTGACCGTCGACGGGCTCCAGAGCCGCCTCGCGGAACTGGACGAGGCCTTCCAGCGGATCGCGACGGATCGGAGAGCGCTCGTGCGGGCGCTTGGCTACTCGTACGTCGGCTGGATCTTCTTCGCGCTCCCGCTGTACTTCGTCGGGATGGCCGTCGGCGACGCTGCGATCCCGCTCTTGCTCGTCTTCTTCATCGTCCCCGCGAGCACGCTGGGCGGGCTCGCGCCCTCGCCGGGAGGCTCGGGCGCGGTCGAGGCGTTCCTGGTGGTGCTGATCGTCGCGCTCACGCCGATCGCCAGCGACGGGGCGACCGCCATCTCGATTCTCTACCGGGTCGCGAGCTACGTCTTCGCGCTCCTCGTGGGCGGCGCGGCGGCGGTGTTCGTGCTCCGGCGGAGCTAG